The following are encoded together in the Tetrapisispora phaffii CBS 4417 chromosome 5, complete genome genome:
- the MTC3 gene encoding Mtc3p (similar to Saccharomyces cerevisiae YGL226W; ancestral locus Anc_3.542) has translation MWNLSRSNGIAGVNLVRPIIRSMIYSHRRTLNTLYDSYDSKMLGTVYTPPNLGTVIADWSKLKYDLKEEIKEYLIWKMEGDWHNMSKEEMQVIYFLSYGKYGPRSNESTEYNNPLYLILKSTFSVILFGSVVLSAINIKQDRLVQKKLEELKVKSPGIQH, from the coding sequence ATGTGGAACCTTAGTAGAAGCAACGGCATTGCCGGTGTAAATTTAGTGAGACCAATTATAAGATCAATGATATATAGTCATCGTCGAACTTTAAATACTTTATACGACTCATATGACTCTAAGATGCTAGGAACTGTGTACACACCTCCTAATTTAGGGACTGTAATAGCCGATTGGtctaaattgaaatatgatcTGAAAGAAGAGATAAAAGAGTATCTTATATGGAAAATGGAGGGAGACTGGCACAACATGAGTAAAGAAGAAATGCAGgtgatttattttctttcataTGGGAAATATGGACCTCGAAGCAATGAGTCCACGGAATATAACAATCCTCTGTACCTTATATTGAAGAGTACATTTTctgtaatattatttggGTCGGTGGTTCTTTCAGCTATCAACATTAAACAGGACAGGTTGGTTCAAAAGAAACTAGAAGAATTGAAAGTCAAATCTCCGGGTATAcaacattga
- the VRG4 gene encoding GDP-mannose transporter (similar to Saccharomyces cerevisiae HVG1 (YER039C) and VRG4 (YGL225W); ancestral locus Anc_3.538) has protein sequence MSDLKLQESAGYFSNIVNNGPVSIFSYCLSSILMTVTNKFVVNGANFNMNFVMLFVQSAVCTLLLIVLKTLGYAKFRAFNKTDAKNWLPISFLLVLMIYTSSKALQFLAIPIYTIFKNLTIILIAYGEVLFFGGNVSSMELSAFLLMVFSSVVAAWGDSQAVAVKNAALVAEDVTVGSADLISTFNIGYVWMLTNCLSSAAFVLIMRKRIKLTNFKDFDTMFYNNVLALPILIIFSFIVEDWSSENLAQNFSSDTATAMIISGMASVGISYCSGWCVRVTSSTTYSMVGALNKLPIALSGLVFFDAPKNFLSISSIFIGFLSGLVYAVAKQKKSQSPSK, from the coding sequence ATGTCTGATTTGAAATTACAAGAGAGTGCTGGCTACTTCAGTAACATTGTCAACAATGGCCCAGTTTCCATTTTCTCATACTGTTTGTCATCCATTTTAATGACTGTCACTAACAAGTTTGTTGTTAATGGTGCTAACTTCAATATGAATTTCGTAATGTTATTTGTTCAAAGTGCCGTTTGTACTTTGCTGTTGATTGTTTTGAAAACCTTGGGCTACGCCAAGTTTAGAGCATTTAACAAAACTGATGCTAAAAATTGGTTACCTATCTCTTTCCTGTTGGTTTTGATGATCTATACTTCTTCTAAGGCTTTGCAATTCTTAGCTATTCCAATTTATACCATCTTCAAGAATTTaactattattttaatcGCTTACGGTGAAGTGTTGTTCTTTGGTGGTAATGTCTCGTCAATGGAATTATCCGCTTTCTTATTGATGGTCTTCTCTTCCGTCGTTGCTGCCTGGGGTGATTCTCAAGCCGTTGCTGTTAAGAACGCTGCTTTGGTTGCCGAAGATGTCACTGTCGGTAGTGCGGATTTGATTTCTACTTTCAACATTGGTTACGTATGGATGTTAACTAACTGTCTATCATCTGCTGCTTTTGTTTTGATCATGAGAAAGAGAATCAAGTTAACTAACTTCAAGGATTTTGACACCATGTTCTACAACAACGTCTTAGCTCTaccaattttaattattttctcttttatCGTTGAAGACTGGTCTTCTGAAAACTTGGCACAAAACTTTTCAAGCGACACTGCCACTGCGATGATTATCTCCGGTATGGCTTCTGTTGGTATTTCCTACTGTTCAGGTTGGTGTGTCAGAGTCACTTCTTCTACCACTTACTCAATGGTCGGCGCTCTAAACAAATTGCCAATTGCTCTATCTGGTTTAGTCTTCTTTGATGCCCCAAAGAACTTCTTATCCATTTCATCAATCTTTATTGGCTTCTTATCAGGTCTTGTTTATGCTGTTGCcaaacaaaagaaatcCCAATCTCCAtctaaataa
- the OST5 gene encoding dolichyl-diphosphooligosaccharide--protein glycotransferase subunit (similar to Saccharomyces cerevisiae OST5 (YGL226C-A); ancestral locus Anc_3.543) — MGYEQLYNEFNIAPPFEASFTLDSQPTYAIIGALISLLLLSMSTTVTSSKTFANTNFIIKFISFAIVSAVTALFCGITAVFTSNSFGVYI, encoded by the exons ATGGGTTATGAACAATTATAC AACGAGTTTAATATTGCTCCACCTTTCGAAGCATCATTTACCTTAGATAGCCAACCTACTTACGCTATTATAGGAGCATTGATTTCCTTATTGCTACTTTCAATGTCTACTACCGTAACCTCATCCAAAACTTTTGCTAATACTAACTTCATAATAAAGTTCATATCATTTGCAATTGTTAGTGCTGTAACTGCATTATTCTGTGGCATAACTGCTGTTTTCACAAGTAATTCATTTGGTGTTTACATATAA
- the MXR1 gene encoding peptide-methionine-S-sulfoxide reductase (similar to Saccharomyces cerevisiae MXR1 (YER042W); ancestral locus Anc_3.541) — MPTISKTIKYNPSTDKLITLAAGCFWGTEHIYRKYLDDKIIDCKVGYANGNEDLKDASNAISYKRVCKGDTDFAEVLQLSYNPQVISLKELIGFFFRIHDPTTSDSQGPDKGTQYRSGIYTHSDEDYTECLKLKQEWQPKWHNKIVTEVNEIKNFYDAEEYHQLYLDKNPEGYACPTHYLREL, encoded by the coding sequence ATGCCTACAATTTCCAAAACCATCAAATATAATCCTTCCACTGATAAATTGATTACTTTGGCTGCTGGTTGTTTCTGGGGTACTGAACATATTTACAGAAAATACTTGGACGATAAAATCATCGACTGTAAAGTCGGTTATGCTAATGGTAATGAAGACTTAAAGGATGCCTCAAATGCCATCTCATACAAAAGAGTCTGTAAAGGTGACACCGATTTTGCTGAAGTCTTACAATTATCATACAACCCACAGGTCATCtctttaaaagaattaattggtttcttttttaGAATACATGATCCAACTACTTCCGATTCACAAGGTCCAGACAAGGGTACTCAATACAGAAGCGGTATATACACACATTCGGACGAGGATTACACAGAATGCTTAAAGTTAAAGCAAGAATGGCAACCAAAATGGCATAATAAAATCGTCACTGAggttaatgaaattaaaaatttctaTGATGCTGAAGAATATCATCAATTATACCTGGACAAAAACCCAGAAGGCTATGCTTGTCCAACCCATTATTTAAGAGAATTGTAG
- the VID30 gene encoding glucose-induced degradation complex subunit VID30 (similar to Saccharomyces cerevisiae VID30 (YGL227W); ancestral locus Anc_3.544), with protein sequence MSFYQTEEDEITLRTIFPQYLLQQPVEKELKSLYFQNKKLFSTFASKEYRNISNRSSKTTEDRIHQSENSISKLPYSVRKEIWTKLMKLGVLGTISFDKASDKYLLQIYSYFYPDSLFQTLGLHDFSTSTITAFELPQGDEISSKYGKSTEQESLANVDVQGSFNSESIREEEFNDTDEPDDEDINVGIIGSAISDGTQSSANTEEPRDDNYNSNQSGNEDESNPDNIDDVDMDTDPSHSNLLTEESGLLSSKPSSLEIVRIYSESNRAQLLSKSKFNSTPVEFYQLINYFLPSRWVAQPSTPIMLTKDGVTGLGNSSSRDSSNSRQPISTRISRTKVSKKNMNEYAITVANNPISTSNLGIFYYEVKILNSKKIGNETNVIVGYKVWDSLMNSEILSSEDNSQRPRVFSDTNSNRTSTISFPHRPNTNSTDTTSETWDGMYGICGIDGTVLGENKKPLTTPFTVEQTIGCGINYIDGSIFFTKNGLLLGSGYESIEETELIPFIAIKPGTEVRTNFGLYDHFLFDILGYQDHWKAKGYQEIFSEDTTPHMNNTDTVAYEKKSPKATTFTSPSKIDFDDDLMSYPDQTDTLEIKEHRIINNEMIKPEGVKINFLNLKDDSLQSTLKTVINEYLVHEGLIDVAKGFLDDLKKSTIKNDDIFDPIDRNEKVIKFNEKKIVLEESNLKVRQKVRRLVNEGKINECILLLNNEFPELLSNNDTLYFELEVASYLNTILASSEITIIDIIQLGRELSNKFVYSSSISEVLKPTFKNTLDDLSRLLVYEDPVNDAPGELKKYLSSEYLKERLFQIVNTSILNHLNKGNEDSLENIISYTRTMLQTMSEQNIKNPSVANKSTIESDSNVHNSSSDYKYYKLINIDDLLKF encoded by the coding sequence TTGCTGCAGCAACCGGTGGAAAAGGAATTGAAATCATTATACTTTCAGAATAAAAAGCTTTTTTCAACATTTGCGTCGAAGGAGTATAGAAATATATCCAACAGATCTTCTAAAACTACAGAAGATAGGATCCACCAGTCAGAGAATTCTATTTCCAAACTACCTTATTCAGTCAGGAAAGAAATATGGACAAAATTGATGAAGTTGGGCGTTTTAGGAACAATATCATTTGATAAAGCAAGTGATAAGtatttattacaaatatacAGTTATTTTTATCCAGATTCCTTGTTTCAAACTTTAGGTTTACATGATTTTTCAACCTCCACTATCACTGCATTTGAATTACCCCAGGGTGATGAAATCTCCAGTAAATATGGCAAATCTACTGAGCAAGAAAGTCTAGCTAATGTCGATGTGCAAGGTAGTTTTAACTCGGAGTCAATCAGAGAGGAAGAGTTTAATGATACCGACGAGcctgatgatgaagatataAATGTAGGAATTATAGGGAGTGCTATAAGTGATGGAACACAATCTTCAGCTAATACTGAAGAACCAAGAGATGATAATTATAACAGTAATCAAAGTGGGAACGAGGATGAAAGTAATCCTGATAATATAGACGATGTTGATATGGATACTGACCCATCACATTCTAATTTGTTGACAGAAGAATCAGGTTTATTGTCTTCAAAACCTTCTTCTTTAGAAATTGTTCGCATTTATTCAGAATCTAACAGAGCACAATTATTGTCCAAATCTAAGTTTAATAGTACGCCAGTAGAATTCTATCaactaataaattattttttgccAAGCAGATGGGTAGCACAGCCTTCAACTCCGATTATGTTAACCAAAGATGGTGTAACTGGATTAGGCAATAGCTCCTCCCGGGATTCATCTAATTCACGCCAGCCTATATCGACTAGAATATCTAGAACAAAAGTTTCTAAAAAAAACATGAACGAATATGCCATCACGGTAGCCAATAATCCAATATCTACATCAAATTTGGGGATATTCTACTATgaagtaaaaatattaaactcaaaaaaaattggaaatgAAACAAATGTTATTGTAGGCTACAAAGTATGGGATAGTTTAATGAATTCAGAGATTTTGAGTTCTGAAGATAACTCACAAAGACCCCGAGTTTTTTCTGATACAAATAGTAATAGAACTTCAACTATATCTTTTCCACACAGGCCAAACACAAACTCTACAGATACAACTTCGGAAACTTGGGATGGCATGTATGGTATATGTGGTATTGATGGAACAGTTTTGggtgaaaataaaaaaccATTGACTACCCCATTTACCGTGGAGCAAACAATTGGTTGTGgtattaattatatagatggttctatatttttcactAAAAATGGATTATTATTGGGTTCAGGTTATGAAAGCATTGAAGAGACAGAATTAATTCCATTCATTGCCATTAAACCTGGGACTGAAGTAAGAACAAATTTTGGATTATATGACCACTTcttatttgatatattggGTTATCAAGATCATTGGAAAGCTAAAGGGTATCAAGAAATCTTTTCTGAGGACACCACTCCACATATGAATAATACTGATACAGTTGCATATGAAAAAAAGTCACCAAAAGCCACTACCTTTACAAGTCCGTCcaaaattgattttgacGATGATTTGATGTCCTATCCTGATCAAACTGATACCTTAGAAATCAAGGAGCACAGgattataaataatgaaatgaTTAAACCTGAAGGTGTGAagattaattttttaaatctgaAGGATGACTCGCTGCAAAGCACATTAAAGACAgtaattaatgaatatcTAGTCCACGAAGGTTTGATCGACGTAGCTAAGGGCTTTTTAGATGATTTGAAGAAGTCCACAATAAAGAATGATGACATTTTCGATCCTATCGACAGAAATGAAAAagtaattaaatttaacgAGAAGAAAATAGTATTAGAAGAAAGTAACTTGAAAGTACGTCAAAAAGTAAGAAGATTGGTTAATGAAGGGAAAATAAACGAATGCattcttcttttgaataatgaGTTCCCGGAATTATTATCTAACAATGACACATTATATTTCGAGCTGGAAGTTGCGTCCTATTTGAACACTATATTAGCATCATCAGAGATAACAATAATTGACATAATTCAACTAGGCAGAGAATTATCCAATAAATTTGTTTATAGTTCTTCAATTAGCGAGGTGTTGAAGCCGACTTTCAAAAACACACTGGACGACCTTTCTAGACTTTTAGTTTATGAAGATCCAGTTAACGACGCACCTGGTGagttaaagaaatatttatcaagTGAATACCTTAAGGAGAGATTGTTTCAAATTGTAAATACTTCgatattaaatcatttgaataaaGGAAACGAAGACTCGTTGGAAAACATCATAAGTTACACTAGAACAATGTTGCAAACAATGAGTgaacaaaatatcaaaaatcCGAGTGTAGCAAATAAGTCAACAATCGAATCTGATTCAAATGTTCATAATAGTTCTTCCGATTATAAGTACTataaattgataaatattgatgatttattaaaattttaa